A region of the Peredibacter starrii genome:
CTAGTCCAAATGTTTCTTCCATGCCAGAGACAACAAATGTTCCAGCCGGAACAACTTCTAATACAACTGCGGCCGATTTAAATAGTGACACTGTAAATACGAGCGCAGCGGCCCCAGAGAGAACGGCCGCACCTGCTCCAGCAACAGCTCAACCAACGGCAAAGGGCCAAGAAGCGACTTCAATTGCAGCCTCGGGAACAACTGGTGCTGCGGCATTAAGTGAATTATCCGCGTTCTTAAAGGCCGGGGATGCTGCAGCAGTTCCTAAGAGATTTAGTTTTAAAAATCTCGTCTTTGCTTCATCAGCGGCCAAGCTTATGCCGGGAGCAGAAGCAGAATTGGATCTTATTGCGAATGCAATGAAAGAGAATGGAACTGCCACTGCAACCATCGAAGGTTACACAGACAACTCAGGAAATGCAGCGGCCAATCAAATACTTTCCGAAAACCGGGCCAAAGAAGTTAAAAAGCAGCTGGTCTCACGTGGTATTGCAGAAAACAGGATTACAGCAGTGGGTAAAGGTTCCGAAGGACCAATCGCTCCAAATGAAACAATCGAAGGCCGTGCTCTCAATAGAAGAATCGAATTCGTAGTCACAAAAATAAAATAACAAGCTATGCCGTTCTCATTCAATGAGAACGGCATCATCTCTAAATTTTCCTGAAAATTAATAAACTAAAATATTTTCTTCATCCTTTGTGGCATTCGACCATGACTTCCCGGCGTACGAAAGTATTCTTACTGGAAACATAGGAGATAACTATGAAATCGATTATCGCCTTTCTGCTCCTTCTTACGGTCTTCATTGCTGCACCTAGAGCACGAGCTTATTCCACTATGGATTTGAACTTTAACCTTGGTCCTTCACTAAGTCAGTCTGGTGGTATTTCGGATCTGGGTGACCCAAATATCAACACCGGTTTTGAATTTAACTACTTTTTTAGAGAAAACCACGGACTTGGTTTCTCTTATTCAAATGAATTCGATTTCAATGGAAGTAGAAAATTTCCAGGCATCGATAGTGGCTCAATTTCAACTTTTGATCTTCACTATGCTTATCGCCATTTCTTCACACCTAAGTTTCATGTTCTTTTCGAACCGGGTTTTGGTTGGCAGACTCTCTATGATCAAAGTGGTGACTATTATTGGTACTATGCTTATTATGACGACCTTTCAACTGCACTTATCTTCGATTATAAACTTATGGCCCGCTTTATCTTGAGAGAGTGGGACAAGGACGAGGGGTCAACTGGTTCTTTCTATCTTGGTGCCGGTATTCAGCAGATCTTTTCATATAACGACGAGCTAAATGGAAAAGATATTTCTGGTAGTCGTCTTGCGATGCTTTTTCAAATCGGCTTTGGTTTCTAATAATAAAAAGGCCACCTATTGGTGGCCATTTTTTATTTTCTCGGTCGGATTAATTGATGAAATTTTGCCTTTTTCTTACTCTTCTTAAAAATCTCCAAATCAGATTTTCTCATCTCTTCCAATTCACTGTAGAAGTCCATGTAACTCATCGGTACGCCGTATTTCTTTTCAAAGGCCACATCGCGGGCCTTAAGTTCTACTAAGAGCTTTTCCCCTAGCTGGTTAATGATCGTAACCGTTCTGATCATATTTCTTGGAACTTCTTTTGAGAAATCATCAAGCTTCAGAACCTTCTTCACTAAAGGCCACATAAAGGTACGGCGTACATCGTAGATAATCGTCCCTGCTAAGCGCGACTTCACATTATCTTTTAGTTCGTAATCCTTCTTAACCATCCATTCAAAAATAGCAGTCATGATGGCGTCTTTCTGACGAGATTCACGAGTTAAACGTAAGTCCTGAAACTCTCCCATCAATTCAAAACGCGGATCAATCTCCATGTCACCGGGTTCGTAAGTTTCACCTTCCACCAACTTCAGGCGTTCGATAATACTTTTAGCACCCGCGATCTCATTGGGATAAAAGGGAATTTTAAATTGATTGTCACTCGCCATCTGGAAGGCAACTTGTGAGACCTCTGCACATGACATGGTCTTTGGATCATTGAAATTCAATTCGTAGTCATACTTAATTGGATTTTTCGAATCAATTCGTTCTTGTACAAGTTTGGCCATCTTTTCTGCCGCACTCTTAGCAAGCGATCTATCTTTCGCTCTTAACCAAAGGATTCGGGCGTTTTCGTTTTTTAGCGCATAATCCATGTCGTAGAAGGCGACACCTACTCCGACATAAGACTCAATTGTTTTGAGTTCTTTTGTTTTAGGATCTTCCGCCACCATCACCACGTGACTGAATTGAGTTGAACGTGTTCCCAAGCGAGCAATCATTCCTGAGAGAAAACTCACACCACGAGTAATGAGTAAGTCACCGGGTTCAAGCTTAGGCGAATTATTCGAACGGAATTGATAATAAGGAACGGAATTGTCCCTAATAGGCACAGGCTGATTCTGGAAATCAATTTCCGCCGGTGTGGAGTGAGTCACTTTGCGAGAAAGCTCGAGTAAGTAATCCTCAACAAATCGAAACTGACGAAAGTTTGCCTGCATTTGAATGGCACAATCTTTATCTACTTCATCTAAACGAGCATGAAGTGTGCTTCGAATAAGCCAGGAATTCTTGGCGATCTTTTCAGCGTCCTGAACGGCAGTCGCTGGCATGGCATTCACATCCATGGCATCAATTTGTTTTTCTAGTTCTCTTAAGTAAGGCACACAGTTTTGTGGAAACTGATGGTCTTCAACGTCCGCCAAGATGTTCTCACTTGCTTGCAGGAGATCATCTAGTTTGGGGGGTGATAGTGGCGCACTCGCGGTTCGCCTTCCCATATGCATACAAGATGAGAGGATAAGAACGGACGGTAAAATTAAATGGTATATTTTCATGGATTCCTTATCGGAATCCTCGGGCATTTACGTTAGTTCTGGGCTTAAGTAACTGAAAAAAGGAGGCACCGCTAGGTACCTCCTGCAACATGTATTAGATAATTCTTCCAAGCATCCACAGACCAACCATCATAGTTTCGTTGCGGATATTTCTCTCATCCAACATTCGGATGAAAGGAATAATTGTAAGTGATGGCATCGGTGAATAACCAAGACCCCAGCTCATATAGTTCTTATATCTCTTCAAGAAAAAGAAATCTCTGTGCTTTGGATTGCTCGAATCATTGGTATTTCGGTGTTGCATGTCCCACTCGTGCATCATCTGAGCATTGAACTTGTCATTGATCTGATAGTTAATGAGTGTCGTGAAGTTAATACGGTGACGCTCTTCAGTCGCGTCTTGATTGTAGGCATAGTAACGATAGTTGTTCCACAGGATGATACGCCATTCTGGACGAGGCATCCAAGTAAGGTCATGTTGCCATTCGATTTGAGAGTCAATGTTTTCGTTACGGGATTTTGTAGAGAAAGGAGCACGATGCGTGAAGCGATTGTTGTACTGGAAGGTCGGCGATTTATAAAATGTGTAAAACACACCAAATTGCCAGTCATCCATCACCACAACGTGAGGGTCTGCTGTCGGTCGGAGATCATTCCTATCTCCAATTACCGTACTCACCCTCGGACTCATGAACAGGTTAAAGTTCTGAGTCATTAGATACCTGACGTTGAACGAGTGATACATGGTCATCGGCTCACGCTTCTTACTCCCATCATCCTCGATCTCGTTGTCGTCCCATTTTTTAATTGATGGGCCGAGAGTCTCACTGAAGTAGTTGATCTTAAATTTCTCTCTAAGACGTTCGAGAGAAAAAGGAGATAACGACGTCGATGAGGTGTTGGTCGCAGATGTCGAGGTCGTCTGGGCAAAGACAGCTCCAGAGCTCAACAAGAGGATCAAAAACAAATTTTTCATTTGATATACCCATCTTTAAAAAAGTTAATGTTCACTTCTTGTATACACGATTTCAATTATTAGAAAGTGCTTTGTTAATTTTTTTTAAGTTCATAACAAAATCTTCACACTTGGTGCCAGAGTGACATCAGAAGGCAAGAAAAATTCCATTTGAAGTAAGAAAAGTCAGGCTAGACAAAATGAAAAATGGCCTTTTTAACACCGAAAAAAAGGGCATGATTTCATGTAGATGGAGCACTAATAAAAATTCTGGTCTAAACAAACCCATTTCAAGGGTGACAGTCCCGCTCACCGATTGGTATGTAGCTTTTGAAATTTTTACAGGGGGTCTTGTTTGAAATTAATTAGCCTAATTGCGCTTATGGGTCTTTCTATCTCTGCTTTTGCCCAAGAGATTAAGCTTAACCCTTTCCAATGGACCATGACAGATGTTGCCTCTCGCGGTCTTACTAAAGAAGCTCTCTTCAAAGGTATGGATACTGAGTTTGTAAAAACCAACAGCTCTATTTGTTCAAACCGTGCTCTTATGTGGGCCAATGATTTTAAACGTGATCACAATCTAGATACCGGTAAGATTTTTATCTTCTTCACTGAGAAGAAAAATGACGACGTTAAATTTAAAGTTTGGTGGTACCACGTTGCTCCTGTTATCAATGAAAGCGGCAATATTTGGGTAGTAGATGCTGGCTTCCAAGGTCGTAACGGCATCAACGAGCCAAGAACAAAAGAAGACTGGATGAAGTATTTCAACCAGGGTCAAGTTTGTCGCGAAATTAAGCCGAATGAAACTGAGTTGATTGAACTTATGTTCTCTCAACAGACATATCCGAAATACACTGCGTACGGAAATCATCCTTGTTACTACATGATTGTTCCTCACACTATCTGGACACCAAATGTTCTTGCTCAATCTCTATTGGGTAAAGATTCTTCTGGTAAGCCAGTTCGCGTTGAGCGCCCAGCAATTGTAGAAAGAGAACTAATGGAAGCTTGTGTTGAAGCTGCTTCTGGAAAAATTGGTCGTGTTTTCGGTTCTAGTAAAAAGAAATGTGAAGAATACGTGGCTAAATAATCTACTGGCCCCTGGAGTTACTTAAAAAACTCCAGGGTCCTTTTCCACGCATCCGCCGCCGCTTCCGCATTATAGACTTTTCTCTCTTCACAAAAAAATCCATGATCGCCTTGTTCGTAGACCACAATTTCGTGGGGAACGTTGTCTTTAGAAAGTGTCTGACGAATAACATTTATATCTGACTCCGGGATGCTCGCGTCTTTGCCTCCAAAGAAGAAAAGTGTTTGCCCTCGAATGTTCTTCAATTCATCTAAGAAAGGGTGAATATGAAATCCTTCCCGAGGTCGAACCATTCCTCCACCATAGAAGGAGATCATGCGTTTAATACCAATTTTCGTCGCTCCCAGAGCGGACATAAAGCCACCCACACAAAAGCCAATAGAATACACCTGACTTAAATCGGCAGTGGGAAGGTCTTCTAAAAATCTCAGAGTCCCATGAATGTCTTCTATGATTTGTTCATTCGTAAGTTTCCCTAAGAGCGGGAAGATCGCCTCACGATTAGCATAATCCACTGTAATCCTTCTCCCCTCTCGGTGATAAAGATCAGGTGCCACTGCCATGAAACCTTCCTGAGCAAGTCTTTCACAGACATTTTGAATGTGATGGTTCACACCAAAGGCCTCCATGAAGACCAAAACCACGGGAGAATTAGTTTCAGGCGAAGCAACATAGAGATCAAAGGGGCCAGTGGGAGTTTCAATTGTGAGGAAGTTTTTAGAAATATTCATGCAGAAGATAATAGCGGAAAAAAAAGAGGGGGACCAAGTCCCCCTCTATCATAAAGCTAAGCTGCTTTTTTATTCTGTTGGTCAGTGCGGAAAGCATTGATATCCACGACGTTACTACCTTTATTGGCCATTAACTTGGCGTGGTTGATTGCTTTTTGTTCTTTCTTCGTCAGCTTCTTTTTCTGACCACCGTGTTCATGCTTCTTACTCATACGTACCTCCGGATAGAGCATTTCGTCTCATCACGAGAACTTAAAATCTTATCGACACTTCAGATTTATTTCTTGAGCAAACAACTCAAGAAGTTAATATTTTCGAGCACTTAACTAAGGCTTTAGAACTAAATACACCAAATATCTTACTCCTTGCAAAAGCCGATGGCGTCTAATTTAAAGCATAAGAATATGCGCCTGATATAGAGAGGAGTATGATGTTTGGGAAGGAAGATTATATGGATCAAAATCCAGTTGATAACAAAGTAGATAATTCCATCGCGGCCATTTGGTCGATGATGCTTCCTGGTCTGGGCCAACTTTTGAAAGGTCAGATCATGCCTGGTATTTTCTGGGCGCTGCTAGTGGGTTTTGGCTATTTCGGTTATTTCTGGCCTGGTCTATTTCTTCATGGTCTCTGCATCATGGATGCCGCATTTAACAAAGGCGAAAATTCTTGGATCGGCTTCGACACCATTTATAAAAAAATCGGTTTCGCACTTCTCATACTCGCCTTGTTGGCCTACATCGTAATCAGAAATTTCTAAACATATGGTAAAGACCTCCTTAACAAGTGAGGTATTCCATGAAGTTTCTTGCATTGGCCTTTATGTTACCGCTTTCAGTCTTCGCGCAAACGATTACGCTTCAAGATTTTAAGTATCCCGTTCAAGACGTTTTGACTCTCAAACTAAGCAAAGAAGAACTTTTTAAGAGCATGGATCTTTCTTTGATTAAACCGAAAGATTCCATTTGCTCGAGTCGTGCCCACATGTGGTCATTTGATTTTAAGAAAAAGTTTGAAGTAGATGCTCCGAAGATTTTTTTGTTTTTCACTCGTAAGAATAATCGTCATGGTCAATTCACCTGGTGGTATCACGTGGCACCGATGGTGAATGAGGGCGGAAAACTATGGGTCATGGATAAAGGTTTTCCTAAAAAGATCACCTCTCCCCTTCTTCGTGATGAATGGATGAAAAACTTTGTGGGCGATAAATCGGTCTGCAAAGAAATTAAACCGGGTGAAGATGATTTGGTTGATCGCATGTTCAGAGAGGCCTCTTTCCCGGTCGAGACACAGTATGGCAGTCATGACTGTTATTACAAAATCACACCGGCCGGATATATGACTCCAGGAAGTGTGGCAAAACATATTCTTGGTAAAGATGAAGATGGCAGACCCGTCAGCTTCAATCGCGATGAGATGAATTTGAATGAAGTTTATAATGCCTGCCTGGAGGCCCACACTGCACCTTGGGGTTGGGCAGTAGGTGCGGGCCAACAGGCATGTAGAAATTTTGTCTGGAACTAATTCTTAGAACGCAAGTGTGGTGTACTGACAACTACGCCAGCTTTCCCACGGAGAAGTCTCAGGACTCGAAGTATAATCTCGATTCAGTCCCGGAAGCACCAATTGAATTTTTGGTGCTTCCGTCATTTCAATAATCATTCGCATAGAAGCTCCTGAGTATTGCTCGAAAACTTTTCGATCCTCATTCCATTTTGCTGTTCCAGGATCTACTGAATGACTGTCCCCTACACCAGGAAGTTCCGGTGAAAAGACCCATGATTCATTCTTCGACATATGGGCGAAGCCCAGTCTCAATACTTCTGACCAAGAACGATTAGAGATGTCATTTTTTGCCATTTCAAAAAGAGTCTTAAACTCCAGAATTTGTTTTTCATCTAAGTCATCCAATAACTTGAATAAAGCGTATTCATTCACTTCCCATTTCTCGAAAGTAAGATCTAGTAGACGACGATACAGCGGAAGAACTTTTGAATCGTTGGTGGCCAGCATGTCCCAATTTCTAAATTCATCAGCATTAAGATACTTTTGAATTTTTGGAAGGAAGAATCGCGCGTCCACTACTTTACGATCACATTGAATTTTTTTGAAGGCCTCTGGATCTTCATGATCTTTTAGCATTTCTTCGATTCGATATCCGCGAAATGAATAACTGTATCCGCGACCCCCGTAAAAAGCAGCATCACTTGGCCAGTGACGATTGTTGGCGGAATATACGTACTCTCTTTTTGGCCTTAAAACCTGAGGGCGATTTTCAACCGGAAGGAATTCTTCGTTTTGGATTTCCGCCAGAGTTCTCTCGCTGATGCCGTAAGGATTCTTACTGCGATCAAGGTAGGTTTTCCCAATGAGATGGTAACCAATGTTTCCTTTGGCATCAGCGAAAACAAAGTTCCAGGAAGGAAGTCCGATCTGAGTCAGAAGTCCATTCATTTCATCAACGTTATTTACCTTATAGAGATCGAACATCGGGAAAATTTCTTCCGGCTTCAATGAGAACCCCGACCAGCGAAGAACTAATTTTTTATCGGAATCGGTTTCTAATGGAAGAATTCTTTGACCGGTCTTTAAACGTTCAAAGCTTTTGAACATAAAGGGAACTTTAAAGAACCAGATCTTGATCCATACCGTAGGTCTGATCGTCTCGACATCAGAATCTTTTGCGTCTTTAGCAAAGAAGACATCCGCTGCATTTAAATATGAGTTTGTGAGGCCCCAAGCGACCTTTCCATTGGTTCCACTCACAATGACCGGAACACCTGGCACACTGGCCCCCATGACTTTCCCTTCCGGCGTCTCAAGCTTAATCCAATACCAGAACATAGGTGTTTTTAAATCAAGGTGTGGATCATTGGCCAGAATGGCATGACCAGTCTTTGATTTCTTTGCACTGATCGCCCAGTTGTTTGATCCAGATTCAACTCCAAAGACACTTGGAAATTCCGCCCAAAGTTTTACATTTTGATGAGTGGTCGAGGTGGTCTTAGAAGTTTCTTTTTTTAAGTACTCACCTTCTTTAAGAATCGTACTCTCCCAGGGCATGTGATCTTCATCGAAAAGCTCTTCTGTGAGATTTCCCCATTTGGCCTTTACTTTTTCTTCTTCATAATCCCGGAAGAAAGTTTTGCGAGTTTGATCGAATGATTGAAGAAGAAGAATGAGAACTGTATGTTCAGGTTTCCATGGTTCCGGTTCATAACCTTTATCTTGAAACTCTTTGGCCCTTTTCCCTTCTATGAATCCGGCATTGGCGCCTTCAGCATAAAGTTCTAAAAGTCTTTTTCTGTCGGCCGGAAATTCACTCCACAGTTTATTCGCGAGCTCCTCTAAATTAAGAAGTCTCATCATGAGGTCAGAGCGGAGTTGAGAGAATCCTAGTACCTCAGAGTTTCTCCCTTGACCCACTCTTCGGAAGTAGTCCATTTCCCAAGCGCGGTCATGAGCATGATGAAAGCCAAAGCAGTAAGCGGCC
Encoded here:
- a CDS encoding protein-glutamine glutaminase family protein, translated to MKLISLIALMGLSISAFAQEIKLNPFQWTMTDVASRGLTKEALFKGMDTEFVKTNSSICSNRALMWANDFKRDHNLDTGKIFIFFTEKKNDDVKFKVWWYHVAPVINESGNIWVVDAGFQGRNGINEPRTKEDWMKYFNQGQVCREIKPNETELIELMFSQQTYPKYTAYGNHPCYYMIVPHTIWTPNVLAQSLLGKDSSGKPVRVERPAIVERELMEACVEAASGKIGRVFGSSKKKCEEYVAK
- a CDS encoding dienelactone hydrolase family protein yields the protein MNISKNFLTIETPTGPFDLYVASPETNSPVVLVFMEAFGVNHHIQNVCERLAQEGFMAVAPDLYHREGRRITVDYANREAIFPLLGKLTNEQIIEDIHGTLRFLEDLPTADLSQVYSIGFCVGGFMSALGATKIGIKRMISFYGGGMVRPREGFHIHPFLDELKNIRGQTLFFFGGKDASIPESDINVIRQTLSKDNVPHEIVVYEQGDHGFFCEERKVYNAEAAADAWKRTLEFFK
- a CDS encoding DUF5683 domain-containing protein — translated: MDQNPVDNKVDNSIAAIWSMMLPGLGQLLKGQIMPGIFWALLVGFGYFGYFWPGLFLHGLCIMDAAFNKGENSWIGFDTIYKKIGFALLILALLAYIVIRNF
- a CDS encoding protein-glutamine glutaminase family protein; the encoded protein is MKFLALAFMLPLSVFAQTITLQDFKYPVQDVLTLKLSKEELFKSMDLSLIKPKDSICSSRAHMWSFDFKKKFEVDAPKIFLFFTRKNNRHGQFTWWYHVAPMVNEGGKLWVMDKGFPKKITSPLLRDEWMKNFVGDKSVCKEIKPGEDDLVDRMFREASFPVETQYGSHDCYYKITPAGYMTPGSVAKHILGKDEDGRPVSFNRDEMNLNEVYNACLEAHTAPWGWAVGAGQQACRNFVWN
- a CDS encoding penicillin acylase family protein; the protein is MLYLVLSFFLSSAFAATYECKATFGDLNIPHQKVQNQDEAAYCFGFHHAHDRAWEMDYFRRVGQGRNSEVLGFSQLRSDLMMRLLNLEELANKLWSEFPADRKRLLELYAEGANAGFIEGKRAKEFQDKGYEPEPWKPEHTVLILLLQSFDQTRKTFFRDYEEEKVKAKWGNLTEELFDEDHMPWESTILKEGEYLKKETSKTTSTTHQNVKLWAEFPSVFGVESGSNNWAISAKKSKTGHAILANDPHLDLKTPMFWYWIKLETPEGKVMGASVPGVPVIVSGTNGKVAWGLTNSYLNAADVFFAKDAKDSDVETIRPTVWIKIWFFKVPFMFKSFERLKTGQRILPLETDSDKKLVLRWSGFSLKPEEIFPMFDLYKVNNVDEMNGLLTQIGLPSWNFVFADAKGNIGYHLIGKTYLDRSKNPYGISERTLAEIQNEEFLPVENRPQVLRPKREYVYSANNRHWPSDAAFYGGRGYSYSFRGYRIEEMLKDHEDPEAFKKIQCDRKVVDARFFLPKIQKYLNADEFRNWDMLATNDSKVLPLYRRLLDLTFEKWEVNEYALFKLLDDLDEKQILEFKTLFEMAKNDISNRSWSEVLRLGFAHMSKNESWVFSPELPGVGDSHSVDPGTAKWNEDRKVFEQYSGASMRMIIEMTEAPKIQLVLPGLNRDYTSSPETSPWESWRSCQYTTLAF